DNA from Gambusia affinis linkage group LG06, SWU_Gaff_1.0, whole genome shotgun sequence:
ttaaTGTAGACGTCTTCAAAACTTAGTAGCtaaaatttcacttttcttAAGCTAAATACTTTTGTCAGCTATCAACCTCTCTGAAAGTCTTCAGACAAAAAGGGTATTAATAGAAAGTACAGggagattttatttgttaaagaagattcagctgtaatttatttgttttttgtttttttagcaaagcTTATGAGGTTTACTGGAACTCAAtctttataattgtttttgctgttgctgCATCACATTTGACTCTGTTAGAATTGGAGTATatgattttttaataaatcattaaaggAACATTTAACTTGTCTAAGTTTTAAGAATTTAAAGCATTAACACGGAAATTTTTTAAAGCTCACCGCCTTAagcaacatttttgtcaaaactgGACAAACGGCTCCGGAACAAACATAtaaggatatatatatatatatatatatatatatatatatatatatatatatatatacatgtgtatatgtatacatacagtatatttagttgtttttttttttaaaaaaagttactttaggAAAGTTCATCTTAGAGAGTTTATTTGTAACTTTAAGTTCAGTACTCTGTTAAGAAGCTTCATATTTTAACTGATTAATTTAtcagttcaaataaattaactgataaattaatacattttattgctaaattaatgaaataatgaatGCTTATTTCATTGAACAAGTAATCatgtcaaacatttcaaaagtgaacaaaattcacacttttaaagttttatttgaaagagtTTCTTCTGTCATTAAAGTAGCATCTTTCCTAAACTCCTCCTTGAGAAATGTGACTTCATTGTTCCAGAAATTATGCAGGtagggggcgtggccaaatgACCTCTGCGCTAAGCAGGTGCTTTGTGCAAAACATCTGCTTGGTTTGGTAAAGACTATAAGATAGGTATCCCTACCTCCAGTATTTTAAACACTCCTGAATGTATTCCCATAAAGTCCTAATAATTCCTTATAAAGTGTCATTAGTTCTAATGCAAAATTTCAAGCTTTTAAAATTCCTGTAATTTTTCAACCCTATGGGCTCGTTGCACCGAGCTGACGTCACAACCGCATGCGCAAATGCTGCTCTCTTTTTTCCGCTTTGAGGTACTATGACagctagaaaagacaaagtcGTATTTCAGacgcaaataaaacaatactatGCACTTTGTTGTCTTCCTAATATAATGGGATTTTAAATTTTCATGGATTTCCAAGCGGTCCTGAATTAAGAAGGTGGTGGCTTGTAAATACTCTTCGCTACCAGTTAAAGCTAACGCCTCACAGCAAAGTTTACAGCCTTCACTTCACTCCggatcagcttcttcagcctaAAGAAGGTAAAGGAGTCGTCCTGTGTTATTTACATGAAAAACTTCTGTATTCAGCCTGAAAGAGCGAGTGGAGAAGtatgcaaaactaataaaacgAAATAACACAACACggccatattttttttaaagcaacagcTCTTAACAGGTGTTATGCCGAGAAACGCATGCCTGCCGAGAATTGCATCCCCTGTCGCGGGAGCGCGCATCGCTCTAAACTCttgcattttaatgaggaaacggactgaaatatgaccgaagacgaaacttttaaagatattcgtAACAATATCACGTTTCTTAAACATGTCAGCCTTAAAACGGAGGGTTTTATATcgcagattaattgaaataaatacggttttacacatttattgagacaaatgagTCGAACGTTTTTCAGTCCGTGTCTGAAGGAAACGCTCTCCGCATTTGGTTTGAAATTTcccgatttttcttttaacatcatattagcttaaagtattacaaaacagaggcctattatgtagaacattttatatcatgCTTAACCGTCTAGTCTATTAATGCAgaggggatgcattttaattactgagCCTGCCAATATTTGTATCCCCTGTCTATTGTCCTGTTGATATGAAACGTATAGCAGTTGCACAGAAAATAGGTGAAGTCCCTTTtaactcttcatttcttcaagTTGGCAgagggatgcatttttttgcaTATCAAATTATTAGCTTGCCAATACATGTAGACCttatatattttctacaaatataaGTCTACTGACACAAAACGTATACCAGCAGTTCATAAAACAAGTGTGATTAtatagaaaaagtaatttcactcttaactctttatttcCCCATGTAAGCAGGGGATGGATGTACAGCAAAGCCTATTattagcctgccaaaatatgcatggcCTCTCCGTGTTCTTCAAATATTATCCTATTGATATAAAACTCAtaccagtaattcatagaacatctctgattatgtagaaaaggtgaaatccctctttaattctttatttctccaagttaCCAGGGAaagcattttttggcaatatggatgtcgagcctgccaaaatatgcatgccctatctattttcctcaaatgttatcctattgctatgaaattcataccagtagttcatacaactactctgattatgtagaaaaagttatttcactctaaactctttatttcttcaagttagcaggggatgcattttttggcaatatggatgtcgagcctgccaaaatatgcatgccctatctattttcctcaaatgttatcctattgctatgaaattcatatcagtagttcatagaactactctggttatgtagaaaaagctatttcactcctattttttcatttctccaagttagcaggggatgcattttttggcaatatggaggtcgagcctgccaaaatatgcatgccctatctattttcctcaaattttatCCTATTGCTTTGAAATTCAtaccagtagttcatagaactactctgattatgtagaaaatgtgAAACCCCTCTTAACTCTCTATTTCTCCATattagcaggggatgcattttacAGCAACGCCTATTATTAGCCTGCCAAAATCTCCATGCCTTATTTATTGACCTCTATATATGAAATTTATGTATTCCTTATTATTATCATGTCAGATGGTCAGTTAtgatgtctttaaaaatgtcatgtgaaTGATGCTTACAAAATTGTCTGTACTGTTGTAATTGTAAATGGTTCCCTTTCTtacaaacttaaatttattAACAGCatcattaaatatgaaagaatTTTAACTCATGGTTCCATACAGTAATTGTATTCACTTAAAAGTCACataaaatgttctacataatgggcctctgttttgtaatactttaagctaatatgatgttaaatgaaaaatcggGAAATTTCAAACCAAATGCGGAGAGCGTTTCCTTCAGACACGGACTGAAAAACGTTCGActcatttgtctcaataaatgtgtaaaaaccgtatttatttcaattaatctgcgATATAAAACACACCGTTTTAGGGCTTACATCGTTAAGAAACGTGATAATGTTACGAATGTCTTTAAAAGTTTCGTCTtcggtcatatttcagtccgtttcctcattaaaatgcGAGAGTTTAGAGCAATGCGCGCTCCCGCGACAGGGGATGCAATTCTCGGCAGGCATGCGTTTCTCGGCATAACACCTGAACAGTCAGCTGAACTAGAACTCCAACACCAGATCTGCCCTACTGTTAAACTATGGGGTTGTTGTGCTTCCTCATGGCATAAAGCCCGAACCGTAAAGTCCCCCATTATTTGGTCTCTGACACTAACGACAATAAACGCACATAATATAATTGAGCATAAGGTAAAAACTTTGTCCGTTAGAATGGATGAACAATGTTTAGATACTTAAGTAGCACATTTCtacaagaaaaatgtcagagaatatTGCCTACTAGCataagctaaagctaatgttagccacaaagtttaaagaaggTAAAACTCGCCTTCTATCTGTGAATATATAACGAGGCTTACATCTTAAAACCTTTCCCCAGCTTACTTGTTTGATGTACATCATTAATTGTTACCTTGGACAAGCCCTGCAAACACCCAGTGTAAAGTGCCATTTTCAATAGATCGGAAACGATTGAGCCGCTTTACGCGGAAGCTGAGGTGCAAAGAGCCCTCCACCCAACCCTTTGTGTCACTTGTTTGTCCCACGAAAACAACACGCTGCTGAAATCCAATTTAATAATAACGATAGAactaaataatttgattttttttacttggactcatgatttttaatttttttttaaatcacaaacagaAGGCAAATAAAATTTAGTTATATTTAAGAAACAGAGCACATCTTCAtcagcttcctcctcctccccctcttcttcttcttcacatgAGCCTTCTGATGGACGACCGGAGGATGTGGAGGCTCGTGTTCTCCACCCATCTCACAGTCTGCCTGCTGAGTTTTGTTTTCCGTGCGGTTAGTTCCGGGCAGATTGTTGATCAGCTCGTAGAGGCTGAAGACGCTGAAGCAGATTTCATCGTAGGCCGTCTTGGTGCCGCACTCAAACAAGCAGGCGAAGGCCACAGCTGGAGGCTCTCCCGGTGACGGCGACAGCTCCAGGTAGGCCAGATCCGAGTACGCGCTGGGGCCCTCGTAGATCACCCAGGGGCCACGCCAGCTGTCCGGATCGCGTGGGAACAGGCTGAGGAACACACCCAGATCTCTGCGCGCGGTGCTCCACGTTGGGTGGGAGTACACCACCCAGGTGGGGGTCAGGAAGTCTGGTCGGGGAGCAGAATGGGTGTGGTCAGTGTGGCCCATTAAGGACGTCCAGTGTCTGCAGGGGGACCTGCGACCACCATGAGCTTCACAGGGACGAAACGGAGCAGGGAACCCAACAACGCTTCCATGGCAACCGTTTCTAGGCTCCACCAGGCTCTGCACCAGCTGCCCCTCCTGAAACACGGCTCCGTCATCCAGGCTGAGGGCCTGCACCCTGTAGCCCAGAGGGCTGCGGGCGTTACAGTACAGCACGTTGGAGCCATCTTCTTCGTCCACAGACACCATCTGACACTCCACGCTCTCCGGCGCCGGGATGGGCTCGCCGAAGCGCCAGCTCCTCCCGTGGGTGTCGCTGTGGAAGCAGAAGGCGCGCGGCGTGGTCAGGCAGAGCTGGCCGAAGCACTCTCTGCAGTCGATGTGGTAGGCGTAGGCGGGGATCAGCAGGCGGCCCGACTTCAGCTGGATGCCGTGACCCGGGCCCAGAGCGAAGGTGGCCCAGTCTGTTGGGTTATCAAGTTCAATCagtcagtcaagtttattttagcAGCAAGTTGCTGTTCaaagttcaaagtgctttacgccataaaaacattaaaacatcgTACAGTAACCAATCGTGAAACCAGTAACCCAGCAGTGCATTGTGTCGAGTGGCATCATCAAAATCACCGATACACATGAAATATGTTAGTCaatgttatatttattatggttcaaaagcaactcctAACAGGAGGGGTTTGgcattcatttaaagaaaatcagtgtttcagatgtttcagaagtttgttccagatttgtggtgcatagaagctgaatatTGCTTCTCCGAGTTTGGTTCTGcttctggggatgcagaacagaccagaaccagaaccagaatcaaaagacctgagagatctggaaggttgatacaacaactgCAGATCTTTAATGCATTGTGGTGCTGAGACGTTCAGTGATTtttaaactaacagtattttaaagtctattctttgagctccagggagccagtggaaggactCTAGAgctgctctatcttcctggttttagtgagaactcgagcagcagcgttctgaACCCGATTGACTTTTTTGGCACAACTATAAAGATGCTGTTGCAGTAATTaatgcaactaaagataaacggctggatgagtttctctagatctttaATCCTTgagatgttcttcaggtgatagaaggccgactttgaaagtgtctttatgtggctctgaatgttcaggtcagagtccatcactataTCCAGATTTCAGACCTGATCTCTGGTTTCTAGCTGTAATATCTGAAGCTGTGTGCTAATTTTAGGTCATGCCTCTTTAGATCCAAagaatatataatataaaacatgatACAATCACTATTAGGATTTCAGAGACACTTTTTTTCAATCCAGAGGAAAAAGGGAAGGTACTCTAGCACCACCTAGTGTCTACCTGTGCATGTCCCTGCGTATGAATGAAGTCTGATCAGTGAGCATAACATAACCCAACAAGcagagttgtgtttttgtgacagaGGTCTCAGCGACTGCAGAAGCTGCttcaacaataataaacaaGATAGAAGAAGCAGCAATCTCCCACAAACCCAGGGAGAACCCCTAACCCTCTTCTAGTGCCACCCTGGGCAATCGCCCATATCAACAACCACCACCGGTAATGAGGTCAAAGTCTGTTTTTAGGTGGCTGTCCCGTTACCTTTGATAGTGCCTCCTATGACGGTCTCGGTGAGGTCTGTGGCTGGGCTCCAGGTGTCTCCTCCATCAGTGCTGGAGATGTAGCAGAGTCTGGTCACGTTGTCCCCGGTGACCAGCTGGTAGGACTCCGAGGTGTGGCCAAGAACGGCGATGAAGAACAGGAAGAGGATGCCGGTGAACTCGTCGTACACCGGACAGGGGTTCATGGACCTGTGACCAGGCAGTAAGGCCGTGCCCAGAACACACATGTCCTTCCACTGCAGGAAGATGACAGAAAGTCAGAGAAAATTAGcttaatctgagaaaatatatatacatctaCACAGTATATTTGCTCCAAAATGTCAAGTGGAACCaccgactttttttttttccctaatttGGAGTACTTTaagaaagtaatttaaaatcataattctGACTTGTTACTCTTGGACTGATCTTGTGAAGCATTTTATCAACTAGCACTGTACCACAGCTCACTGACCTCCACATAGTTCCTGTAGAAGGTGCCTTTCCTCATCACAAGCAGGTGAGCCTGAGAGTCCGACGGGGTCAGCCTCTCCTCACAGAAAGCCAGAAATGACCTGAAGCGGCTGAGGTACAGCAGAGCCGGGACTCTGTACGTCACTCCGCTGGGCTCCTTGTGGAAGAGCACCGACCTCGCCGGGAAGTACGGTGATCTCATGCTCGCTTTCAGGTGAATTTCTCCGACTGATCAGAAATCTGCAGAGTAAAAGGCCAATTTCAGTGAAAATCAccaaattacatatttatggATAAAAACTAAGCAAAAGACATATATATTCATGCATATGGAGTGTAAAGTCACATtactttgatcattttaaagacTGGTCACAGTTTGTTCCAACTGGTGCCATGTGGTTACAGATACAGGAGCATTAAACCAAGGACAAACTGACTGAGAACAGTTTATATCCAACCACCATGAGGTCATTAAATGCCACGTAGTTCTACATTTCACCCAGTTTCGTTATTGTCCATGtattttactgcatgttttctctgataacattaaaagtgttttccaaaaacattaatattctAAAGTTTTCTTCACATTGCGACTataaattttaatgcattttactgTGTAGAGGGAGAAAAAAGGGTGAATGATTAAAAGCACATTTGTACTCATTCCCCTAtagtctacatttaaaaaaaaaacattcctacAATAACAGCTTCAAATCTCTTTGGGTTATGTCTACactcatttcttcttctcttttgtaAAATAGCTAGATCTCAAACAGATGAAATTTAGCTCAGGAAAAATCTGAACTGGATATATTtatggactttgactggtccagTCCAACATCTCAACATCTAACTTATTTCACAGCTGATTCACATACTCTGTCTTGGGCTCTGTCtgtgcaataaatatttttatttcaaggcTTGTGAGAGAGAACAAGAGTCACAGCTCagtgaacaaaaacagacacaaatgcATATTAACAGCCCTaagattaattaatttgaatttaattaaaaatgtagtCTTCTAAGACTACATTTTGTGCACTAGTGCAAAATGTTGGGGAATATTAATGTGgatatctaaaaaaaacattcaaaaatcaaaagataTGTCTGATTCAGAGCTCTgtacaattaaaacatttaggtGGAAACCATGTCGTCGTCATCCAGGACACAGGAACTCACCTGTTATTACTCTAACTCTCTCTAAATCTTAAGGACAGActtctttctgcatgtttgctattttaggcttcaaacatcatatgtttttttttttttttttaagtccaaGGGTTTAAAGAAAGGCCAAACTTGTAAAACTGGTTTGTATTCTATGTtagacaataaaagaaatacagataAAACCCATCAGAGCTTAATTCACAGATCCATCATTGCATATTACTCTGTCTCTAAGCAAAACCCCGCTCTGCTAAGACTAAACTAGGCCCTGTACGTCTTAAAACAGATACTCACAACCCCAACGCTGTGTGAGaactgctgcagctctggaggGTACACAGACCGTCTGAGAGACCCGAGGGCTCCACAGCCTCATGAGGGAATGGTTGTTGGGTTTGTGTGTAGTTAGTTTGTGTCTGAAAGCAATGTTTGCTCCTCTCTGTTCACTGTTCAGAGAGGCAGCATTGCATGCTGCTCACTGACCCAGAAATGAACACTCATCAGATCTGCAGCTTTGGATGAATCAGCGAGAGAGCAGCCATTGTGGAGAAGAAGGCCAGGTTGGGGTTGAGGGGTGTCGCCAAACAATAATGAGATAGTTTGCCTCCATCACgtcctttttttggttttgtttttattagatgcAGTAATTATGGAAATgaacacacttttttctttctgtgttaaTCTCTTTTATAGCAGTGTGTGTTGTTTAGCTGAactatgcaaatattttaaaatacttccaAACCTTTGGACAGTGATATACATTTTCCAAGCTCACCTCACTTTGTTTCTTAACATTTTAGCCAAAGCTTCAAAGTTTATGCATGTATTTCCTtagatttattgttatttagcATGACATTATTTATGAGTGATACTTTTTAAATGAACgtaatttatttgtgttcttttttataCAGATACAAATCAATTTATCTGTATTGAATAGAGCACAAACTTTTGCAACCCTAACCTTAATCACTAGAATGCAATCATTCTCTCGcctcactaaaaataaaatcttttagtATTTGGAAAGGCACAACATCGGGCAAACGTGaataaagctgaagaaaaatgtaatagtCTTGTTGAGTTAAATATTGCCaagtattttcttcttcctcctcttcttggTTATTTTTATTGGCGGTTGTTGAGTATTTAGTGTCTAAAATGCTATTATTTAGTAAATTCGCGTTTCCGCTTTAACGCCTGGCAGTCCAAACTCAGGGATTCAAGTTTGACGCTATCTGTGACGTCACCACAGAGCGACTACACCCTTTCACATGGTAGCATGCTAAAGTTGTGACTTCTCCTCGCCAAGGTAGTAAAATTTTTACATACAGAAGCTCAAACTAATGCCACGTTGCTTGCGTGAGTTACTTTAAACTTTACGTGCGTACGTTTTTAGCCGCTGTCATAAAGTCAACTGGGGCAAAAAGCATTTTAGCGTCGAGGCTAATCAGTTAGCCACATAGCTGAGGCAGTTTGTTTTGACATCTTCTGAAGCATGGTCGTCTTTGGTGCGGAATGGAGCATTGGTGGGCAGTCAAACATGTCGGCACTTCTTTGTAACAATTCAACAAATATCAAGCCAAGTTTTTTGCATAGTGCATttaagcaacaaggcagttcaaagtgctccACTTGATAAAACATAACACCAAGACTaaccaaaaaagaaacttaacaatacagtgaaaaaataaacacacttatAATAAGTTATAgggataataataaaataaattcagttccATTAAAAAATGCTCGTATCCGAGTGCCTCTGGTGGGATATCTGGTAGCAGTCAGCTTTGCAAcgaatctgaagaggcctctgattGAAGACTATCAGTGTCTATGCAGCAGAGACAGTATTCCACAGTAGCACGTCCTGGACGGCAGCAACAGTTGTTGACAAGCACTTCTAATCCATTTACTTTTGCTGCTTCTCCTTAAATCTGTCTGGCAGTATGGATAGAAAGCCTGGCAGAGAGATGTTGGGTTTGGGGATTTGATCCTTATCTGTTATGATTCTTGCTCTTCTGAACGAATTATCAACGGGAAGGCTGGTCAGTTCTATAGTCAGGTTAATTAATCCATTAAGATATAACATAATGGTATGATGTTCCATTTAATTAAGTAACAACCTAAAAATGGCAAATAAATAGCTTCTGTTTGCTCTTTATAGTGAAAAAACCTCTACAGTGTTTTCCAATgatttaagttgcattttatttcatcagaATGCATCCCTATACATTTTCCTGTGTGTGAAAATATACTTACACAAATTATTACTACAAACAGGAATATATAATGAGCATTCAAATTTTTGGAACTGTGTTACAGAAGCTACATGAGAGCGAAGTTCccatttttagttattttgcatgttgaagtattgaaacaataattacaaaagaaaaggaaatataatttaataaatcacCCAAGTTAGGTTTTACTCTCACATTtgatttgaaaagcagaaatcagaGCCGAACTGTCTTgaaactaatatttattttgtctgcaCTGAGCTTTCAATTTTAATGACATCATACGCCTATTTTATTACTGCctgatgtatttaaaatgtttataaatcatGTAGTTAGCAGTCTTACTACTTAGTCTAAATGTAGCAAGCGATGTTAAAACAAATGACTACGATTTCGCGTTTTTACCTTCCCGAATGTGGTCAGTATGGGCAGCCTGTGGTCTGAGGGCCACTCGTCCTCCATCCTCTGCGTCAGTGCGTCTCCGGGCCCAGAGGGCCTGATCGCTTCTGGTGCCGAG
Protein-coding regions in this window:
- the neu4 gene encoding sialidase-4; the encoded protein is MRSPYFPARSVLFHKEPSGVTYRVPALLYLSRFRSFLAFCEERLTPSDSQAHLLVMRKGTFYRNYVEWKDMCVLGTALLPGHRSMNPCPVYDEFTGILFLFFIAVLGHTSESYQLVTGDNVTRLCYISSTDGGDTWSPATDLTETVIGGTIKDWATFALGPGHGIQLKSGRLLIPAYAYHIDCRECFGQLCLTTPRAFCFHSDTHGRSWRFGEPIPAPESVECQMVSVDEEDGSNVLYCNARSPLGYRVQALSLDDGAVFQEGQLVQSLVEPRNGCHGSVVGFPAPFRPCEAHGGRRSPCRHWTSLMGHTDHTHSAPRPDFLTPTWVVYSHPTWSTARRDLGVFLSLFPRDPDSWRGPWVIYEGPSAYSDLAYLELSPSPGEPPAVAFACLFECGTKTAYDEICFSVFSLYELINNLPGTNRTENKTQQADCEMGGEHEPPHPPVVHQKAHVKKKKRGRRRKLMKMCSVS